The following is a genomic window from Actinomadura sp. WMMB 499.
CCGGCGCCGTCGCGTTCGCCCCCGCGCTCGCGCACAGCCTCGGCGAGCACGCCGGGCTGACGTTCGTGCTGCGGCAGACGCGGCCCGTGGACGGCATCCGGCAGGTGCGCAACGGCGAGGTCGACATCGCGCTGATCGACGACTGGACGGGGAACGTCCCCCACCAGTCGCCCGCCACGCTCGAGTTCTTCCACCTGCGCCGCGACCCGCTCGTGCTCGTCGTCCCCGCCTCCCACCCGCTGTCGGACCCGGAAATGCCCGTCGACATGCAGCGGCTGCGCGAGGAGCCGTGGCTGGCCGCGCCGAGCGGCGAACCGTCCCGCGACGCCCTCGAGCGGCTGCTGGACACCGTCGGGGGCCACCGGCCCGTCCCGTGGGAGTTCGAGGGGTTGCACACGATCCTCAGCCTCGTCGCCCGCGGCATCGGCGTCACCGCGGTGCCCGCCCTGGCCCTCGCGGCGGGGGACCGCGGCGTCGCGGTCCGCCGGATCCCCGAATGCACCCTGGCGCGCGAGGTGTACGCCGTCACGCGCAGCGCCGGCGTGCGCCGACCGTCCGTGGCGGTGACGCTTCGTGCCATCTACGTCGCCGCCCGTGACGCTCAGCCGGCGCCGCCCGGAGCGTGACCCGTGCCCGCCGTGGAATTTCCCCCGGCACGAGCGTGGTTGGAGACGTTGCCCGAGGTCACGTGGGTGTGCGGCGACGTCTGTGGGGGACACGGTGCGGGACGGCACGCGCGAGCTTTGACCTCGAAACGGCCGGATTCGCGCGGATCATCACGTACGGTGGGGCGAATCGTGACGACATCCGAGTTTTTGCACACCGATCGGGGAGCGCAGCGCTCGATGGAACGACCGGCGACCACGCACGCGGAACCGTCCGCCGTGACGGCCCCGCCCGCTCCGGCGGCACCGGCCGAAGGGGAACGGCTTCGACCGAACGAGGGCGTACCGGACGCGGCACCGCCGCGCGCGGCCGTGCCGCACCAGGACGTGCCGCGGGAGGAAATGCCGCGGGAGGTCGTGCCGCGGGAGGACGTGCGGGACGCGGCGACCGCGCCCGGGCCACGGCCGCGCAGGACACCGAGGGCGATGGACACCACGTCTTCGAGCTGCCGCGGATCCGCGCCCTCCTCGTGCACGCGCTGCCGCGCTTCTTCGAGGGCGTCATCGCGCCCGTCCTGGTGTTCTACGCCGCGCTCACGCTGCTGGGGCTGAACGGCGCGCTCGTCGCCGCGGTCGCGTGGGTGTACGGCGGCATCGCGTTCCGCTACCTGAGGGGCCACCCCGTGTCGGGGTTGCTCCTGCTGGCCGCGGTCGGCGTGACGGTCCGCGCGGGACTGTCCGCCGCGACGGGCAGCGCGGTGGTCTACTTCCTGCAGCCGACCCTCGGCACGCTGCTGGTCAGCATGTCGTTCCTGGCGTCGGTCCCGCTGGGCAAGCCCCTGGCGATGAAGCTCGCCAGGGACATGGCCCCGATCCCCGACGCGTTCCTGAAGCACGGCAGGGTCCACAGGTTCTTCCTGCGGATCTCGCTGCTGTGGTCGATGGTGCTGCTCACCAACGTGGTCGTCAGCGTCTGGATGCTGTTCAACCAGTCGATCGGCACGTACCTGTGGCTGCGGACCAGCATCGTCGCCGCGCTCGGCGCGCTCGGCGTCGGCATCTCGGTGTGGGGCTTCAAGCGCCTGCTGCGCCACATCAACTGGAAGCTCGCCGACAGCACCTGATGTCGGCGACCTGACACCGGCGGACTTATCACGTCCCGCCGCCCCGTGCGGGCGGCGGGACGCGGCTTTGTCCCGCCGATGACCCGAACTTTCCCGTGTGTAGGCTCGTCTACCTGGCTTAGATAGGTTTGTTGGACACTGGGCCGATCTTGGTGAATGGGGGAGTTTGTGGCTGGCAAGAGGCGATTGGGCCTGGCGGTGACCGGTGGCGCGGGCGCGGTGGTGATGCTCGCCGCGGGCTGCAGCGGCGACACCTCCGGTGCGGGCGAGCTCGCGTCCGACGAGTCGAAGACCACGGTGACGATCACGCCGGCCAACGGAACCACCAAGGTCAAGCCGGACGGGACGATCGAGGTGAAGGTCGACGACGGGACCCTGCAGAAGGTCACCGTCCAAGGCGAGGGCGCGCAGATCACCGGGAAGCTGTCCGCCGACCGCACCACCTGGCGATCGGACCGGACGATGGCGCCCGACACCAAGTACACGGTGACCGCCGTGGCCTCCAACGACGGTGAGTCCCAGACGGCGACCAGCGCCTTCTCGACCCTCGCCCCCGCCCAGACGCTCGAGATCACCGACGTGACCCCGAACGTGAAGGGCGAGGAGGTCGGCGTCGGCGCGCCGATCATCGTGAGCTTCAACCTTCCGGTGGAGAACAGGGCGGCCGTTGAGAAGATCCTGGAGGTGACTCCGGAGAAGCCGGTCGAGGGCGCGTGGCGCTGGGTGGACGACAAGCGGGTCATCTACCGCACCAAGACGTACTGGGAGCCCCACCAGAAGATCAATTTCGATGCCGACCTGGCGGGCGTCAACGTGGGCGGCGGCGTCTACGGCGAGGCCGACAAGGAGGCGACCATCACCGTCGGCGCGGAGCAGATCACCAAGGGCGACATCAGCGAGCACCACATGACGGTGTACCGGGACGGTGAGAAGCTGCGCAGGATCCCCTTCAGCGCCGGCAACGCCACCACCCGGGAGTACACCACCACGAGCGGGATCCACCTGCTCATGGGCAAGGAGAACCCGGTCACGATGATCTCGCCGGGCCGCAAGCCCGGAGACCCCGGCTACTACAAGACGGTCGTGAACCACGGCGTCCGGTTCTCCAACAGTGGTGAGTACACGCACGCCATGGCGTCCACCGTGGGTGTTCAGGGAAGCGCCAACGTCAGTCACGGCTGCCTCAACCTGAGCCCGAAGAACGCCAAGTGGTACTACGACATCATGCAGCGCGGCGACGTCCTGGAGCTGACGGGCAGCGACCGCCAGCTGGAGCCGGACAACGGCTGGGGCTACTGGCAGCTGTCGTTCCCCGAGTGGAAGGAAGGCAGCGCGCTCCACTGACCCGCGGCCGGACCCGCCGGGCCGCCGCGGCGGACGTGCGGGTCTCCGCAGGCCCCGGCCGTGCAACGCTTTGATCTCGACGGCCGCCGAGCACCCCCGGGAGAGACGTGGGTAGCGACTTTTGTCGCTAATGTCTCCCTGGTACGCCGGGGTATCTGGAGGTGGCGGTGCAGCGCGTGTCCGCACGTGTACGGGCCGGTGCGGCGGTGACGGGGGTCCTGATCCTCCTCACCGCCGGCTGTTCGGG
Proteins encoded in this region:
- a CDS encoding LysR family transcriptional regulator — protein: MLELRRLRLLAEFARRGSIAATAAALGYTPSAVSQQLAALEREAHVPLLDRTARSAELTDAGRRLAGRAEEILSLVEAAEAELSAASGTPTGRVVVTAFPTGAVAFAPALAHSLGEHAGLTFVLRQTRPVDGIRQVRNGEVDIALIDDWTGNVPHQSPATLEFFHLRRDPLVLVVPASHPLSDPEMPVDMQRLREEPWLAAPSGEPSRDALERLLDTVGGHRPVPWEFEGLHTILSLVARGIGVTAVPALALAAGDRGVAVRRIPECTLAREVYAVTRSAGVRRPSVAVTLRAIYVAARDAQPAPPGA
- a CDS encoding VC0807 family protein, with translation MHALPRFFEGVIAPVLVFYAALTLLGLNGALVAAVAWVYGGIAFRYLRGHPVSGLLLLAAVGVTVRAGLSAATGSAVVYFLQPTLGTLLVSMSFLASVPLGKPLAMKLARDMAPIPDAFLKHGRVHRFFLRISLLWSMVLLTNVVVSVWMLFNQSIGTYLWLRTSIVAALGALGVGISVWGFKRLLRHINWKLADST
- a CDS encoding Ig-like domain-containing protein; its protein translation is MAGKRRLGLAVTGGAGAVVMLAAGCSGDTSGAGELASDESKTTVTITPANGTTKVKPDGTIEVKVDDGTLQKVTVQGEGAQITGKLSADRTTWRSDRTMAPDTKYTVTAVASNDGESQTATSAFSTLAPAQTLEITDVTPNVKGEEVGVGAPIIVSFNLPVENRAAVEKILEVTPEKPVEGAWRWVDDKRVIYRTKTYWEPHQKINFDADLAGVNVGGGVYGEADKEATITVGAEQITKGDISEHHMTVYRDGEKLRRIPFSAGNATTREYTTTSGIHLLMGKENPVTMISPGRKPGDPGYYKTVVNHGVRFSNSGEYTHAMASTVGVQGSANVSHGCLNLSPKNAKWYYDIMQRGDVLELTGSDRQLEPDNGWGYWQLSFPEWKEGSALH